A stretch of the Arachis stenosperma cultivar V10309 chromosome 6, arast.V10309.gnm1.PFL2, whole genome shotgun sequence genome encodes the following:
- the LOC130932695 gene encoding cytochrome P450 93A3-like gives MMKMMFSDMADLQDYTAQVLLIISTMLVGSIIIRRRRKQNQIKLPPSPPSLPIIGHLHLLSPLPHQDFHKLSTTYGPIIHLCLGSATCVVASTAEAAKELLKIHETSFSDRPTKTVAVESLSYGFKDFVFAPYGPYWKFMKKVCMSELLGGKMLHQLLHVRQQERKRFLSGLAKKGLAGEAVDVGAELMMLTNNVISMMTMRQKSCSEGGGEAEALRKVVEDTVELSGKFNVSDFLWFMKSVDVQGFKKRLKEIRVRFDALLDRVIEEHQRERRKKKEEGSTTGDDDDVKDILDVLLDISEDETAEIKLDTDNIKAFIMDILVGGTDTTAVTMEWAMAELINNPGVMEKAREEIDAVVGNKNRVVEECDIPNLPYIQAIVKETPRLHPPGALIVRECSRTATVDGYHIPARTRLFINAWSIGRDPNHWENPLHFRPERFIDQNGSALTHLDVRGQHFELIPFGSGRRMCPGISLALPLAYVTLASMLQCFEWKLVNGGGDGIVDMEEKAGLVVPRAHPVICVPLPRLYPFPSI, from the exons ATGATGAAGATGATGTTTTCAG ACATGGCTGATTTACAAGACTACACTGCTCAAGTGTTGCTAATAATATCCACCATGTTGGTTGGATCCATAATAataaggagaagaagaaaacaaaatcaaataaagctTCCACCGAGCCCACCATCCCTACCCATCATTGGACACCTCCACCTTCTCTCTCCATTACCGCACCAAGAtttccacaagctctcaaccaCCTATGGACCCATCATCCACCTCTGCCTCGGCTCTGCCACTTGCGTGGTGGCTTCCACCGCTGAAGCCGCCAAAGAGTTACTCAAAATCCACGAAACCTCCTTCTCCGACCGCCCCACAAAAACCGTAGCCGTGGAGAGCCTATCCTATGGATTCAAAGACTTCGTGTTTGCCCCGTACGGACCCTATTGGAAGTTCATGAAGAAGGTGTGTATGTCGGAGCTCCTGGGCGGAAAAATGCTCCACCAGCTCCTCCACGTGAGGCAGCAAGAGAGGAAGAGGTTCCTTAGCGGTTTGGCAAAGAAAGGGTTGGCCGGTGAGGCTGTAGATGTTGGGGCAGAACTCATGATGCTGACCAACAACGTGATATCGATGATGACGATGAGGCAGAAGAGTTGTTCTGAGGGGGGAGGAGAAGCGGAGGCGCTGAGAAAGGTTGTGGAGGACACGGTGGAGCTGAGCGGGAAGTTCAACGTGTCGGATTTCTTGTGGTTCATGAAGAGTGTTGATGTTCAGGGATTCAAGAAGAGGCTGAAGGAGATTCGGGTAAGGTTCGATGCCTTGCTGGACAGAGTGATTGAGGAGCATCAACgtgaaagaagaaagaagaaggaagagggtTCGACGACCGGTGATGACGATGATGTTAAGGATATACTTGATGTCCTTCTTGACATATCCGAAGATGAAACTGCTGAAATCAAATTGGATACAGACAACATCAAAGCCTTCATCATG GACATACTGGTGGGGGGGACTGACACAACAGCTGTGACAATGGAGTGGGCGATGGCTGAATTAATCAACAATCCTGGCGTTATGGAGAAAGCACGTGAAGAGATCGATGCAGTTGTTGGAAATAAGAACAGGGTCGTTGAAGAATGTGACATTCCCAACCTCCCTTACATACAAGCCATTGTGAAAGAAACACCAAGGCTTCACCCTCCAGGTGCATTGATCGTGAGGGAATGTTCTAGAACTGCCACGGTTGATGGCTATCACATTCCAGCAAGGACTCGTTTGTTTATCAATGCATGGTCCATTGGAAGGGACCCAAACCATTGGGAGAATCCCCTTCACTTCAGGCCTGAGAGGTTCATCGATCAAAATGGGAGTGCGTTGACTCATTTGGATGTTAGGGGTCAACACTTTGAGTTGATTCCCTTCGGAAGTGGAAGAAGAATGTGCCCTGGAATTTCTCTGGCTTTGCCGCTTGCATATGTGACACTGGCTTCGATGCTTCAGTGTTTTGAATGGAAGCTTGTCAatggtggtggtgatgggatcGTTGACATGGAAGAGAAGGCTGGCCTTGTTGTTCCCAGGGCTCACCCTGTTATATGTGTCCCTCTTCCTAGGCTTTATCCGTTTCCATCTATATGA
- the LOC130935794 gene encoding uncharacterized protein LOC130935794, translating to MVTVNLGMLHYVLDHVYGAFMHRTKMSTPFFSRGWGGTKLEMLERMIKQLFPEVAGQNWPPTVIQPLWKTVWETRTASLREGVFRTPCEDQLLNALPPESHNARVAFLMPKNVPPHAMSCVVHLAGTGDHTFERRLRLGGPLVKENIATMVLESPFYGQRRPMLQRGAKLLCVSDLLLLGRATIEEARSLLHWLDSEAGFGKMGVCGLSMGGVHAAMVGSLHPTPVATLPFLSPHSAVVAFCEGILKHGTAWEALREDLATEKVAMTLEEVRERMRNVLSLTDVTRFPIPQNPNAVIFVAATDDGYIPKHSVLELQKAWPGSEVRWVTGGHVSSFLLHNGEFRRAIVDSLNRLPWKGSS from the exons ATGGTGACGGTGAATCTGGGGATGCTTCATTATGTGTTGGACCACGTGTATGGTGCATTCATGCACCGTACAAAGATGAGCACGCCATTCTTCTCGAGAGGATGGGGTGGCACGAAGCTGGAGATGCTGGAGAGGATGATAAAGCAGTTGTTCCCTGAAGTTGCCGGCCAGAACTGGCCACCCACCGTGATTCAGCCACTTTGGAAGACCGTTTGGGAGACAAGAACGGCTTCCTTGAGAGAAGGTGTCTTCAGGACCCCATGCGAGGACCAGCTTCTCAATGCTTTGCCCCCTGAAAGCCACAATGCTCGGGTTGCTTTCCTCATGCCCAAGAATGTCCCACCTCATGCAATGTCTTGTGTTGTTCATCTTGCAG GAACTGGGGACCATACATTTGAAAGAAGATTGCGTCTTGGTGGCCCATTGGTGAAGGAAAATATTGCAACCATGGTACTTGAGAG TCCTTTCTATGGACAAAGACGTCCAATGCTGCAGCGTGGGGCAAAACTTTTGTGTGTTAGTGACTTGCTTTTATTAGGAAGAGCAACCATTGAAGAGGCACGCAGTCTCTTACACTGGTTGGACTCTGAGGCTGGTTTTGGCAAGATGGGTGTTTGTGGACTTAGTATGG GAGGAGTGCATGCTGCAATGGTTGGATCACTTCACCCTACACCTGTTGCCACACTCCCTTTTCTCTCACCACATTCTGCCGTTGTCGCATTCTGTGAGGGGATTTTAAAGCATGGTACTGCCTGGGAGGCACTGAGAGAAGATCTTGCAACTGAGAAGGTTGCGATGACTCTTGAGGAGGTGAGGGAACGAATGCGAAATGTGCTGTCTCTCACAGATGTCACACGCTTTCCAATTCCTCAAAACCCCAATGCTGTAATCTTTGTTGCTGCTACA GATGACGGATATATCCCGAAACACTCGGTCCTGGAACTTCAGAAAGCTTGGCCAGGTTCTGAGGTGAGATGGGTCACAGGTGGGCATGTCTCGTCCTTCCTTCTCCACAATGGTGAGTTCCGAAGGGCCATTGTTGACAGTCTTAATAGATTGCCATGGAAAGGGTCATCATAG
- the LOC130932600 gene encoding uncharacterized protein LOC130932600 isoform X1, with product MLIYLIYVLFIRLDIIAELVLRKELEEELKNQILMRKKLGSKKLTGRRPWKLHTLHVADEEDLTQNHPQSQPDENNLVSPTHAGNTTANAAPPNIATIPAATNLAPPTATSEPAPTPKRRGKPSFVRGNPVPPRERGSTTPRQNAAAAPSPLAQPRVVRPDLGSSSQISASPSNAAVLCSGSGSMPQGPLVRPNLQAQCTTLFRPPTVTRETMATASLATQSRFTGFMPTPSLKKKKPSGPPPSKPSTNDKN from the exons ATGCTGATTTACCTTATTTATGTGCTCTTTATAAGGCTGGACATAATAGCAGAACTTGTCTTGAGAAAGGAACTGGAAGAGGAGCTGAAGAACCAGATCTTGATGAGGAAGAAGCTAGGGAGCAAGAAGCTAACTGGGAGGAGACCATGGAAGCTGCACACGCTGCACGTTGCAgatgaggaagacctcactcAAAATCATCCACAAAGTCAGCCTGATGAG AATAACTTGGTTAGTCCAACACATGCTGGGAACACTACAGCAAATGCTGCACCCCCTAATATAGCCACTATACCAGCAGCAACCAACTTGGCCCCTCCAACAGCTACTTCAGAACCAGCACCAACACCAAAGAGGAGGGGCAAACCATCTTTTGTAAGGGGCAACCCAGTTCCACCAAGAGAAAGGGGCAGCACCACTCCAAGACAAAATGCAGCAGCTGCACCATCACCCCTTGCTCAACCTAGGGTTGTCAGGCCTGATCTTGGGTCTAGCTCCCAAATTTCTGCATCTCCATCCAATGCTGCAGTCCTATGTAGTGGGTCTGGGTCAATGCCACAAGGTCCATTAGTTAGGCCCAATCTTCAGGCCCAATGTACAACATTATTTAGGCCACCAACTGTGACTAGGGAGACCATGGCAACAGCAAGCCTAGCCACACAGAGCAGGTTCACTGGCTTCATGCCCACCCCAtccttgaagaagaaaaagccatcCGGACCACCACCATCAAAGCCATCAACAAATGACAAGAACTGA
- the LOC130932600 gene encoding uncharacterized protein LOC130932600 isoform X2 — MRKKLGSKKLTGRRPWKLHTLHVADEEDLTQNHPQSQPDENNLVSPTHAGNTTANAAPPNIATIPAATNLAPPTATSEPAPTPKRRGKPSFVRGNPVPPRERGSTTPRQNAAAAPSPLAQPRVVRPDLGSSSQISASPSNAAVLCSGSGSMPQGPLVRPNLQAQCTTLFRPPTVTRETMATASLATQSRFTGFMPTPSLKKKKPSGPPPSKPSTNDKN; from the exons ATGAGGAAGAAGCTAGGGAGCAAGAAGCTAACTGGGAGGAGACCATGGAAGCTGCACACGCTGCACGTTGCAgatgaggaagacctcactcAAAATCATCCACAAAGTCAGCCTGATGAG AATAACTTGGTTAGTCCAACACATGCTGGGAACACTACAGCAAATGCTGCACCCCCTAATATAGCCACTATACCAGCAGCAACCAACTTGGCCCCTCCAACAGCTACTTCAGAACCAGCACCAACACCAAAGAGGAGGGGCAAACCATCTTTTGTAAGGGGCAACCCAGTTCCACCAAGAGAAAGGGGCAGCACCACTCCAAGACAAAATGCAGCAGCTGCACCATCACCCCTTGCTCAACCTAGGGTTGTCAGGCCTGATCTTGGGTCTAGCTCCCAAATTTCTGCATCTCCATCCAATGCTGCAGTCCTATGTAGTGGGTCTGGGTCAATGCCACAAGGTCCATTAGTTAGGCCCAATCTTCAGGCCCAATGTACAACATTATTTAGGCCACCAACTGTGACTAGGGAGACCATGGCAACAGCAAGCCTAGCCACACAGAGCAGGTTCACTGGCTTCATGCCCACCCCAtccttgaagaagaaaaagccatcCGGACCACCACCATCAAAGCCATCAACAAATGACAAGAACTGA
- the LOC130933143 gene encoding 40S ribosomal protein S20-2, with translation MAYAAMKPTKPGLEESQDQIHKIRITLSSKHVKNLEKVCSDLVRGAKDKRLRVKGPVRMPTKVLHITTRKSPCGEGTNTWDRFELRVHKRVIDLYSSPDVVKQITSITIEPGVEVEVTIADA, from the exons ATGGCGTACGCAGCCATGAAGCCCACCAAACCCGGCTTGGAGGAGTCACAAGATCAGATCCACAAGATCAGAATCACCCTCTCCTCCAAGCACGTCAAAAATCTCGAGAAGG tTTGCTCTGACTTGGTTCGTGGTGCCAAGGACAAGCGCCTCAGGGTGAAGGGACCCGTGAGGATGCCCACTAAGGTTCTTCACATCACTACTAGGAAATCCCCTTGTGGTGAAG GAACCAACACCTGGGACAGATTTGAGTTACGCGTGCACAAGAGGGTAATCGACCTTTACAGTTCTCCAGATGTTGTTAAGCAGATTACCTCTATCACAATTGAGCCTGGTGTCGAGGTTGAGGTGACAATTGCAGATGCTTAA
- the LOC130933141 gene encoding polygalacturonase inhibitor-like has protein sequence MENMLKLCFLSLLLLSPFAFSELCNPSDKKALLQIKKDFNNPNAAVFPSWNLAIDCCDWNGIECDSNTNRVISLTIITDDSLSGQIPPAVGDLPYLQTLEFHKLPKLTGPIPPAITKLTNLKELYLSWNNLSGSVPDFFPQLTSLEFLDLSFNNLSGRIPSSLSQIPNLQSLRLDRNRLTGPIPDSFGYFKQKGIGLDLSHNQLSGPIPASLARLEPERIFLSRNKLIGDAYMLFGANKSTQQIDISRNMFSFDLSKVEFPTSNLIMVDLNHNQIYGSIPQQIIQVDFLQIFNVSYNRLCGEIPQGGRLQRFDNTTYFHNKCLCGSPLPSCK, from the coding sequence ATGGAAAACatgctcaagttatgcttcctttCACTACTATTACTCTCTCCATTTGCATTCTCCGAACTATGCAACCCAAGTGACAAGAAAGCGCTGCTCCAAATCAAGAAGGACTTCAACAACCCTAATGCCGCGGTGTTTCCCTCTTGGAACCTAGCCATTGATTGCTGCGACTGGAATGGCATTGAGTGCGACTCCAACACCAACCGTGTTATCTCCCTCACTATCATAACCGATGATAGTTTGTCGGGACAAATACCACCCGCCGTGGGTGACCTTCCTTACCTTCAAACTCTCGAATTCCACAAGCTACCCAAACTCACCGGTCCAATTCCGCCAGCAATCACAAAGCTCACCAATCTAAAGGAGCTCTATCTTAGCTGGAACAATCTCTCAGGATCTGTACCAGATTTCTTTCCCCAACTCACGAGCCTCGAGTTTCTAGACCTTTCTTTCAATAACCTCTCTGGCCGCATACCTAGCTCACTCTCCCAAATTCCTAACCTACAGTCCCTTCGTTTGGACCGGAACAGGCTCACCGGCCCAATCCCGGACTCGTTCGGGTACTTTAAGCAGAAGGGAATTGGACTTGACCTATCCCACAACCAGCTTTCAGGTCCCATTCCAGCTTCCTTAGCCCGGTTGGAGCCTGAGAGGATATTTCTCTCAAGGAACAAGCTTATAGGAGATGCATACATGCTTTTTGGAGCCAACAAATCGACCCAACAAATTGACATTTCAAGGAACATGTTCTCGTTTGATCTGTCCAAAGTGGAGTTCCCAACAAGCAACTTGATAATGGTGGACCTGAACCACAACCAGATCTATGGCAGCATTCCGCAGCAGATAATACAAGTGGACTTTTTGCAGATTTTCAATGTGAGCTATAATCGGTTGTGTGGTGAGATACCACAAGGTGGAAGATTGCAGAGGTTTGATAATACTACGTATTTTCACAACAAGTGTTTGTGTGGATCACCACTTCCAAGCTGCAAATGA
- the LOC130935098 gene encoding polygalacturonase inhibitor-like, which yields MASEKSFLLVVAVLLLLSPALGAKERCNPQDKKALLQIKKDFNNPYVLTSWKPEEDCCTWYCVECDRKTNRIVTINIYLSVPETNFSAKIPDSIGLLPYLQTLTLHHLPYLTGPINPAIAKLTNLNFLQISRTNISDPVPAFLAQLKKLTYIDLSFNNLSGSIPPELGQLPKLEALHLDRNHLSGPIPASFGSLKSNPDIYLSHNNLSGPIPPSFFRLNLTRLDLSRNKLVGDASGLFGATKATETIDLSRNQFAFDLSKVKFSKTIISLDLNHNKLYGALPASLTALDNLQLFNVSYNRLCGKIPVGGNLQKNDVYSYFHNKCLCGSPLPKCSN from the coding sequence atggCATCAGAGAAGAGTTTTCTTCTTGTTGTGGCTGTGCTGCTTCTGCTCTCGCCTGCACTGGGAGCAAAGGAGCGGTGCAACCCACAGGACAAGAAAGCACTCCTTCAGATAAAAAAGGACTTCAACAACCCTTACGTGCTGACTTCATGGAAGCCCGAAGAGGATTGCTGCACCTGGTACTGCGTAGAGTGCGACCGGAAAACCAACCGCATTGTCACCATCAACATTTACCTTTCTGTCCCTGAGACTAATTTCTCCGCCAAAATCCCAGACTCCATCGGCCTCCTCCCTTACCTCCAGACCCTCACACTCCACCACCTCCCCTACCTTACCGGCCCAATCAACCCCGCCATCGCCAAGCTCACCAACCTCAACTTCCTCCAAATTAGCCGCACCAACATCTCCGACCCGGTACCTGCCTTCCTGGCCCAGCTCAAAAAACTCACGTATATTGACCTCTCCTTCAACAACTTATCAGGCTCTATACCCCCCGAGTTAGGCCAGCTGCCCAAGCTTGAGGCCCTGCATCTCGACCGAAACCACTTGAGCGGGCCCATCCCTGCCTCCTTCGGCTCCTTGAAGTCCAACCCGGACATATACCTCTCCCACAACAACCTCTCCGGGCCCATCCCTCCCTCGTTCTTCAGACTCAACTTGACGCGGTTGGATCTGTCGAGGAACAAGCTCGTGGGCGATGCGTCTGGGCTTTTCGGGGCCACCAAGGCGACGGAGACGATAGACCTTTCGAGAAACCAGTTTGCATTCGACTTGAGCAAGGTCAAGTTCTCAAAGACTATAATTTCATTGGATTTGAACCACAACAAGTTGTACGGTGCGCTACCCGCGAGCCTGACCGCACTAGACAATCTACAGCTCTTCAATGTGAGCTACAACAGGCTTTGCGGGAAGATCCCTGTGGGTGGGAATCTTCAGAAGAACGATGTTTACTCATATTTTCATAACAAGTGTTTGTGTGGTTCTCCACTCCCCAAATGCAGCAACTGA